The Streptomyces sp. Mut1 region GCAAGTAGAGGGCTTGTCTAACAATTTAAAAGCATCTCATCAGATTAATGCGGAGTTGAGAGAGAGAAATAAAGAATTACATACAAAAATAGGCTCGTTACAAGCTCATATAAACGATTTGAAGATAAACGTAAAGGTTTTATATCAACAAACGAAAAAAGTCTTTAAAGAGCAATTTAAAACGTTTAGAGGGCTTGTTAAGAATGAACTAGTTGGAAGGGAAGTAGAGGATTACTTTGAGCGTGAACATAAAAACGAAATGACTAAACAACGAGGATATGATATGGAAAGGTAAAACCGCCTTAGAATCAATTCTTGGGCGGTTTATTCAACTGCATTAATTGGAGCCTTATTATTATTAAAATCTTCGAATCTAGCAAGTAAGTATTTCTCTTTTGTATCTTTACCACGATGAACAAGGCTTGGATGTATCATTATTGCTCCAGTTCTTCTAGTAATTATTTGGGCTTGCTCCAGTGTTTTTAATGTGTCTATTACAGTTTGTCTAGATACCTTGCTTTTTTCGGTCAATTCTCTTGTAGTTATAATTAACGTATTTGTTGATTTGTCCATGTTTTCTAATATGTATTTTACAACTTGCATTTTTTTATTACCTA contains the following coding sequences:
- a CDS encoding replication/maintenance protein RepL, with translation MPKQKTENEIIYNGKSRWRNLDTGEIIETDEVIKKTPRNGFMITYLTAIVQLIDSLGNKKMQVVKYILENMDKSTNTLIITTRELTEKSKVSRQTVIDTLKTLEQAQIITRRTGAIMIHPSLVHRGKDTKEKYLLARFEDFNNNKAPINAVE